The following are encoded together in the Methanosarcina flavescens genome:
- the ilvD gene encoding dihydroxy-acid dehydratase codes for MRSAIIKEGPERAPNRSLLKATGVTDSEMRKPFIAVVNSWNDIIPGHIHLNKLAEAVKAGIRNAGGVPFEFHTIGVCDGIAMGHEGMKYSLPSREVIEDTIELMVKAHQFDGIVLIPSCDKIVPGHLMAAGRLDIPAIVVTGGPMLPGYVDDKYTDLISVFEGVGAYRAGKLSEADLKRLENLSCAGAGSCAGMFTANTMACMTEALGLSLPGCATAHAVDAKKVRISKESGERIVEMVHENLTPRKIVNFKSLENAIMVDMAIGGSTNTTLHLPAIAHEFGLTLPLEKFDELSRTTPHLISLRPGGPNFMLHFDRAGGVQAVMQRLSSKLYLDQLTVNGKTIEENLSEFEIVNPKLNKEIIATLEAPIHAEGGIAVLKGSLAPDGSVVKQAAVDPKMCVHTGPARVYDREEDAMESILAGEVKPGDIVVIRYEGPKGGPGMREMLAATAAIGGMGLLESVALVTDGRFSGGTRGPCIGHVSPEASEGGPIALVKTGDMIEINIPERILNLKVSEEELKQRKATFVPLKKEVTGYLARYQRSVHSANTGGIVD; via the coding sequence ATGAGAAGTGCTATTATCAAAGAAGGACCGGAACGTGCTCCCAACCGTTCACTTCTGAAAGCTACAGGAGTAACAGATTCCGAGATGAGGAAGCCGTTTATCGCAGTTGTAAATTCCTGGAACGATATAATTCCTGGTCATATCCATCTAAATAAACTTGCAGAAGCCGTGAAAGCCGGAATCAGGAACGCTGGAGGGGTTCCTTTTGAATTCCATACTATAGGGGTATGTGACGGAATCGCAATGGGGCATGAGGGCATGAAATATTCCCTTCCCAGCAGAGAGGTTATTGAAGATACAATAGAGCTTATGGTTAAAGCCCACCAGTTCGACGGTATTGTCCTTATCCCTTCCTGCGATAAAATTGTGCCAGGCCATCTTATGGCAGCAGGCAGACTTGATATTCCTGCAATTGTTGTAACCGGAGGGCCTATGCTTCCGGGTTATGTCGACGACAAATATACAGACCTTATCTCGGTTTTCGAAGGTGTGGGAGCGTATAGGGCAGGTAAACTCTCAGAGGCTGACCTAAAAAGGCTTGAAAATCTTTCCTGTGCAGGAGCCGGGTCCTGTGCAGGGATGTTTACCGCAAATACTATGGCCTGCATGACCGAAGCCCTGGGGTTGAGCCTTCCGGGCTGTGCAACGGCCCATGCAGTAGACGCAAAAAAGGTACGTATTTCCAAGGAATCGGGCGAGCGCATAGTTGAGATGGTCCATGAGAACCTGACTCCAAGAAAGATTGTCAACTTCAAATCACTTGAAAACGCTATAATGGTTGATATGGCGATTGGGGGAAGCACAAATACAACTCTGCACCTTCCCGCCATTGCCCACGAATTCGGGCTGACTCTTCCTCTTGAGAAATTTGATGAACTGAGCAGGACAACTCCCCATCTAATCTCACTGCGTCCAGGCGGACCAAATTTTATGCTGCATTTTGACAGAGCAGGCGGAGTTCAGGCAGTCATGCAGAGACTTTCCTCCAAACTCTATCTGGATCAGCTTACAGTGAATGGCAAAACTATCGAGGAAAATCTGAGTGAATTTGAGATTGTTAACCCGAAGCTCAATAAAGAAATAATTGCAACTCTTGAAGCGCCCATTCATGCCGAGGGAGGAATCGCAGTCCTTAAAGGTAGCCTCGCCCCTGACGGCTCGGTTGTTAAACAGGCAGCCGTTGATCCGAAAATGTGCGTTCATACAGGCCCTGCGCGGGTTTATGACCGTGAAGAAGATGCTATGGAGAGCATCCTTGCAGGAGAGGTAAAACCCGGAGATATTGTCGTCATCCGCTATGAAGGCCCAAAAGGTGGTCCTGGTATGCGGGAAATGCTTGCAGCTACCGCCGCAATCGGAGGCATGGGTTTGCTGGAGTCAGTAGCTCTGGTTACTGATGGACGCTTCTCCGGAGGCACTCGCGGGCCATGTATAGGGCACGTCTCTCCAGAAGCCAGTGAAGGAGGACCAATAGCCCTGGTAAAAACCGGGGATATGATAGAAATCAATATTCCTGAGAGAATCCTGAACCTGAAAGTTTCAGAAGAAGAGCTTAAGCAACGGAAGGCTACTTTTGTACCACTGAAAAAGGAAGTTACAGGTTACCTTGCCAGGTACCAGCGTTCCGTCCACTCTGCAAACACAGGTGGAATAGTCGACTGA
- a CDS encoding helix-turn-helix transcriptional regulator translates to MDEIKGALDVTSTAILPQIKKLKEKSLVVQEEKSYRLSLIGKVLVEKMQPLVNIVDVFEDNFDYWAERDLQGIPPAFRKRLGELKKSKLIQPDLDRMFELDPEIVENISKSTRILECIAYFDPSLISICQELAKDGVEFSFLMSEPVFQRYSVDYLEDFRSMLSLENTKFFLYSGELRIANLTVTDRFVMISLFPKNQKHFDRESLISYDPSALKFGDELFDELLRNSTRISQIPNE, encoded by the coding sequence ATGGATGAAATTAAGGGAGCCCTTGATGTAACATCCACTGCTATTCTGCCTCAGATAAAAAAATTAAAAGAAAAATCCCTGGTTGTTCAGGAAGAAAAAAGCTATAGACTCTCGCTTATAGGAAAGGTCCTTGTTGAAAAAATGCAGCCACTCGTAAATATAGTTGACGTCTTTGAGGATAATTTTGACTACTGGGCTGAAAGGGATCTTCAGGGAATTCCTCCTGCTTTTAGAAAGCGGCTTGGAGAACTCAAAAAGTCTAAACTGATTCAACCCGATCTGGACAGGATGTTCGAGCTTGATCCAGAAATCGTTGAAAACATTTCAAAATCCACTCGTATTCTTGAATGCATAGCTTACTTTGATCCTTCACTTATTTCTATATGTCAGGAACTTGCAAAAGATGGGGTTGAATTCTCTTTTCTTATGTCAGAACCCGTTTTTCAACGTTATTCTGTGGATTACCTTGAAGATTTCCGAAGTATGCTTTCCCTTGAAAACACAAAATTTTTCCTTTACTCTGGAGAACTCAGGATCGCGAATCTTACTGTAACCGATAGATTTGTCATGATTTCCCTTTTCCCGAAAAATCAGAAACATTTCGATAGGGAAAGTCTGATAAGTTATGATCCTTCTGCTCTTAAGTTTGGAGACGAGCTTTTTGACGAACTACTCAGAAATTCTACCCGGATTAGTCAAATACCAAATGAATAA
- a CDS encoding DUF1699 family protein: MKIRVVSSREEIFTLNPNERVVHLAFRPSNKDIFALVETCPKIEVIQLPKSYRRTVSKSIEMFLEMQRIQLIEGDVWGHRKDINEYYSIPSSVIEKIRELKSEGTPAERIEEKVARESKLNPEMVAYILTKEASA, encoded by the coding sequence ATGAAAATTAGAGTAGTTAGTTCCAGAGAGGAGATATTCACTCTCAATCCTAATGAACGTGTTGTTCACTTGGCTTTCAGGCCGTCGAACAAGGATATTTTTGCACTTGTCGAAACCTGCCCGAAAATTGAGGTAATTCAATTACCCAAATCTTACAGGCGTACGGTTTCAAAGTCCATAGAGATGTTTCTTGAGATGCAGAGGATTCAGCTTATTGAAGGCGATGTCTGGGGTCACAGGAAGGATATTAACGAGTATTACAGTATTCCTTCCTCAGTGATTGAGAAAATCAGAGAACTGAAATCGGAGGGTACACCTGCTGAGAGAATTGAAGAAAAGGTCGCAAGGGAAAGCAAACTTAACCCTGAAATGGTTGCTTATATCCTGACCAAGGAAGCTTCTGCCTGA
- the fae gene encoding formaldehyde-activating enzyme, with protein MVGEALVGSGPEIAHIDLVIGPRGGPVEAAFINSLAMPRQGHTPLLAVLEPNLQPKPMTLLVNKVTIKNASQAALMFGPAQAAVAKAVMDSVADGVLPQEQADDTFIIVSVFIEWDAKDNDKVYEYNYEATKLAIARAMEGSPTVEEALAKKDSAKHPFA; from the coding sequence ATGGTAGGGGAAGCTCTCGTAGGTTCTGGTCCGGAAATTGCACACATAGACCTTGTTATCGGGCCAAGAGGAGGGCCAGTTGAAGCAGCATTTATTAACTCGCTTGCAATGCCCAGGCAGGGTCATACCCCACTTCTCGCAGTTCTTGAACCAAATCTCCAACCTAAACCCATGACACTGCTTGTAAACAAGGTAACGATAAAGAATGCATCGCAGGCTGCCCTTATGTTCGGGCCGGCTCAGGCTGCGGTAGCAAAGGCAGTTATGGATTCCGTGGCTGATGGCGTGCTCCCTCAAGAGCAGGCAGATGACACTTTTATTATTGTTTCCGTCTTTATCGAGTGGGATGCAAAAGACAATGACAAAGTTTACGAATATAACTATGAAGCGACAAAGCTTGCAATAGCAAGGGCAATGGAAGGCAGCCCGACTGTTGAAGAAGCGCTTGCTAAGAAAGATTCCGCAAAACACCCATTTGCCTGA
- a CDS encoding helix-turn-helix transcriptional regulator, whose translation MLSPHYNLFGGVRIGAKIGLTELIFRSEKRRDLLIFLKDRPRSIDEIQAHLHVNSVSILPQLKKLKDRKLVIQKDRTYELSTMGKAIVDRMAPLLETLEVLEDNFDYWSQRNLEGIPPVLRSRIGDLKNCKLIRPDLSHMFELDPEYVENLLISRQVFGFSSYFHPSFIPLYLEIAKREAEISIMLTEPVLKRFKTDYLEDLRTLINFEHVNLSLFTKDPKLAGFTVTDRFFLLTVLPKIKFFEHESLLSFRPEALRWGTDLFSHMQKEAVQVKEI comes from the coding sequence ATGCTGTCTCCTCATTATAATCTTTTTGGTGGTGTTAGGATAGGCGCAAAAATTGGGTTAACAGAACTGATCTTTCGGTCTGAAAAACGCAGGGATCTACTTATTTTTCTTAAAGACAGGCCCAGATCCATAGATGAGATCCAGGCACATCTGCATGTAAATTCGGTCTCCATTCTCCCCCAGCTCAAAAAACTGAAGGATAGAAAACTGGTCATACAGAAAGACCGCACTTATGAGCTTTCTACTATGGGAAAAGCGATTGTAGATAGAATGGCTCCTCTTTTAGAAACCCTGGAAGTGCTCGAAGATAATTTCGATTACTGGTCACAGAGGAATCTCGAAGGAATTCCTCCGGTCTTGCGAAGTCGAATCGGAGACTTGAAGAACTGTAAGCTTATCCGTCCGGATCTGAGTCATATGTTTGAACTGGACCCCGAGTATGTAGAAAACCTTCTCATTTCAAGGCAGGTTTTCGGCTTCAGTTCTTATTTCCATCCCTCGTTTATCCCTCTTTACCTGGAGATTGCAAAAAGAGAGGCTGAAATTTCTATAATGCTCACCGAACCCGTATTAAAAAGGTTTAAAACCGATTATCTCGAAGATTTGAGAACTCTGATTAATTTTGAACATGTCAACCTTTCCCTTTTCACGAAAGATCCAAAACTTGCAGGTTTTACTGTTACAGACAGATTCTTCCTGCTCACCGTTCTCCCAAAGATAAAGTTTTTTGAACACGAAAGCCTGTTAAGTTTCAGGCCCGAGGCTCTCAGATGGGGTACAGACCTTTTCTCGCATATGCAAAAGGAAGCCGTTCAGGTAAAAGAGATTTGA
- a CDS encoding CUB domain-containing protein, translated as MSKLNIFRVVLCCFLFVVLACMPAASSESLAESKHPYSNNFEYTWSNISEPGATEIRLHFSDLDIGRYDKLTILDKYGNDLVTYSGITKADFWTEWYVGDTLKVKLITGNSGTAYGFKIDEVEGRSDMCISNSSLPESYHPYANNFVYKWPDISKPGATQIRIHFESLNLADTYDKLILYDKYDNELVTYSRFQSGNDFWTKWYTGDTLKVKLITGNSGTAYGFKIDKGEIKNDKNITTVFTESAKTLDPTTEKVGHNSGEDSDDLQKYMDRFHNVSVEIAVTLNILEEEDNQSWMYRNIQWVFSGIGGTLLVSIGGLMKRWKDKKSDNENSEDKKLESN; from the coding sequence ATGTCTAAATTAAATATTTTTAGAGTTGTTTTATGTTGTTTTTTATTTGTAGTTCTCGCGTGTATGCCTGCAGCATCATCTGAATCTTTAGCCGAGTCTAAGCATCCTTATTCAAACAACTTTGAATATACATGGTCTAATATAAGCGAGCCTGGTGCGACTGAAATAAGGCTTCATTTTTCAGATTTAGATATTGGTAGGTACGATAAGTTAACTATTTTAGATAAGTATGGAAATGATCTTGTAACCTATTCTGGCATCACAAAAGCAGACTTCTGGACAGAATGGTATGTAGGGGATACATTAAAAGTTAAACTTATAACAGGTAACTCGGGGACTGCATACGGGTTTAAAATTGACGAGGTAGAGGGCAGATCAGATATGTGCATATCTAATAGCTCTTTACCCGAGTCGTATCATCCTTATGCGAACAACTTTGTATATAAATGGCCTGATATAAGCAAGCCTGGTGCCACTCAGATACGAATCCACTTTGAAAGCCTTAATCTTGCTGACACCTACGATAAACTCATTCTTTATGATAAGTATGACAATGAACTTGTGACCTATAGTCGTTTTCAGTCAGGTAATGATTTCTGGACAAAATGGTACACAGGAGATACATTAAAAGTTAAACTTATAACAGGTAACTCGGGGACTGCTTATGGTTTCAAAATTGATAAAGGCGAAATTAAAAATGATAAAAACATAACAACTGTTTTTACTGAATCTGCAAAAACATTGGATCCTACTACTGAAAAAGTTGGGCATAATTCTGGAGAAGATTCTGATGACTTACAAAAATACATGGATCGTTTTCATAATGTGAGTGTAGAGATTGCAGTTACTTTGAATATCTTAGAAGAAGAGGATAACCAATCATGGATGTATAGAAATATACAATGGGTTTTTAGCGGAATAGGAGGTACTTTGCTTGTATCTATAGGCGGACTTATGAAAAGATGGAAAGATAAAAAATCAGACAATGAAAACTCAGAAGATAAAAAATTGGAAAGCAACTGA